One Kushneria konosiri genomic window, GGCTACTGTAATGATGCATCGAAAACGCGTGAGCCTTGACATGACATGCTTACCGGATGGCGATGGGGACATGAAAGGGCAGAAGTGACTGACGGCCCGCGACAGGCAGCAGAGGTTGCCGGTGGCATCAAGTTGCCTTTAAATCGTGCCGATTACAACCAGCAGGGGAGCCAGTGGTGTTGGAAACATTTGAGAATATCAGTCAGATGAAACAGGCTGCCGATCAGGTGCTGGATGCTACCGGACTGGACTGTCCGATGCCGCTTTTGAAAGCGCGTCAGGCACTGGCATCGCTAAAGGAAGGGCAGCATCTGTACGTGGTTTGCACAGACCCCGGCTCGTGGCGTGACTTTGAAAGCTTCGCGGCACACACGGCGCACCAGCTTGCCGGGCGTCGACACGAGGGCGACACCTGGCACTACATACTGACCAAGGGATGCTGATGTTGGCGCTCGCTGAATGGACACTCATGGTGACAATAACTTGATGACCTTCAAAAATCTCTGGAACCACTTCATGGAGCGCTACCTCTCGGATGAGGAAGCGGTCACGCTGGGTGCCCTGCTGGTATTGGGATTTGCCATCATCATCTTTTTCGGCGGTATGCTGGCGCCATTTTTTACCGCACTCGTGTTTGCCTTTTTGCTGCAGGGCGTTGTGCGCTGGCTTGAGCGGCTGGGGCTTTCGCGGCTGCCAGCCGTCTGTCTGGTACTTTTGATGTTTGTCGGGGCAATGCTGTTTTTTGCCCTGATCATTTTTCCGATGGTGTGGGATCAGTTTGCGCGACTGGTGCAGGGCTTGCCTGCGGTGTTGTATCGCAGTCAGGAGCTTCTGAGCGATCTGCAGGCGCGCTATCCCAGTATTGTCACGCCTGATCAGGTACAGCATCTGATCAATACGGCCAGTCAGGAGGCCACCCAGCTGGGGCGTCGCGTTGTCGGTCTGTCGCTGAGTTCGCTTGCAGGCGTGCTGAGCGTCATCATCTATCTGGTGCTGGTACCAATTCTGGTCTTTTTCATGCTCAAGGACCGTGAGCGGCTGATCGGCTTTTTCCTGTCGCTATTGCCCAAAAAGCGCCTGCTGATGACCCGGGTCTGGTGTGAAATGGATACCCAGATTGCCAATTTCATTCGTGGCAAGTTCATCGAGATCGTGATTGTGGGGGTGGTGTCCTTTTTCACCTTCTGGGCACTGGGGTTGCCCTATGCGGTACTGCTGGGGATCGTGGTCGGGCTGTCCGTGCTGGTGCCCTACATTGGCGCGGCGGCGGCCACGCTGCCGGTGGCGGCCTCGGCCGGGCTTCACTTCGGATTTGATGCCCAGTTCATGTATGTGCTGGTGGCCTACGCCATCATCCAGGCGCTTGATGGCAATGTACTGGTGACGCTTTTGTTTTCAGAGGTGGTCAATCTGCATCCGGTGGCCATTATTCTGGCCGTGCTCTTTTTTGGCGGCATCTGGGGCTTCTGGGGGATCTTCTTTGCCATTCCGCTGGCCACGCTGATCAAGTCGCTGATGTTTGCCTGGCCGCGTGGGGCCAGTGCGCTGCGCAAGGAAGGTGCCGTCGCCACCGAGTGACGGCCATGGCCCTGCCAGCATGCAAGGCCATGATCGCGCCCTATCCTTCAGCGTTGAGGGCCTGCGCTGCGGCCAGCACTTCGTCGACATGTCCTGCGACCTTGACCTTGCGCCACTGTGCGGCAATGTTGCCCTCCCGGTCGATCAGGAAGGTGCTGCGCTCGATGCCCTCGTGCTCCTTGCCATAAAGTTTCTTGAGCTTGATGACATCAAAGGCGCGACACAGGGTTTCCTCCGGATCACTGACCAGCTCAAAGGGAAAGCCCTGTTTCTCCTTGAAGTTTTCATGTCGGCGCAGCGAATCCCGCGAGACGCCGAAAACCCGCGTTCCGGCCTGCTCGAAGTCGGCCATGCGATCGCGAAAGTCCTGTCCCTCGGTCGTGCAGCCGGGTGTTGCATCCTTTGGATAAAAATAGATCACGACCTGCTCACCCTTGAAGGTGGTCGGGTTGAAGCTCGTGTTGCCAGTAGCCTCCAGCGTGATGTCCGGGGCAGGTGCGCCAATGGTGATGCTCATGCCAGTTCTCCCATGAAAATTAAAGGGTGTCGCGGTTTCAGGCCTGTCGTGAGACAGCGCCAAAGCGGCGACGCCGTGTCAACCAGGGCCTGAGACAATAACCGAGACCGGCGGTGAAATCAGCCGCGCCTGAAGGCGAGCGTGTTTTCCTGCCGGGCTGCGTCTGTACAGCATGGGGTGCGCCGAGTACCATCGTCAGCGTAATCACCGACCCCGTATGTCCTGCAGCATTGGCGGGCAGTACCGGCATCGGTCCATATCGGTGGCCTCGACAGGGCCGCTTTCAAACGAATTCAAAGGAAGAGGTTGGCGGGATGATCACTGGCAGCATGGTCGCTCTGGCGACGCCCATGAAAGCCGATGGGGCCATCGACTGGGACGCCCTGAGGCATCTTGTAGGCTGGCATCTCGAGCACGGCACCGATGCCATTGTGGCGGCCGGCACGACCGGCGAGCCTACCACCATGAGCTTTGCCGAGCATTTTGATGTGATTCGCACGGTGGTGGAAACGGTCAATGGCCGGGTTCCCGTCATTGCAGGTACCGGCGCCAACGCCACGGCAGAAGCCGTGGAACTGGCACGTTATGCAAAAGAGGTCGGTGCCGACTACTGCCTGTCGGTCACGCCCTATTACAACCGCCCCACCCAGGAAGGGCTTTATCAGCATTTCAAGGCCGTGGCCCAGGCCTGCGATCTGCCGGTTATCATGTATAACGTCCCTAGCCGTACCGGCGTGGATCTCTATAACGAGACCGCACAGCGTCTGGCAACAATCGACAATATCGTGGGACTCAAGGATGCGACCGGCAATCTTGAGCGCGCCGAAGATCTGATCGAGCGCCTCAAGGGGCATGACTTTGCCCTTTACTCCGGAGATGATCCGACGGCCTGCGAATTCATGCTGGCCGGTGGCCATGGCGCCATCTCGGTCTCCGCCAATGTGGCACCGCGTGCGATGCATGATCTTTGTGCCGCTGCCACCGCCGGTGACTATGACCGTGCCCATCAGATCAATACTCGCCTGATGCCGCTGCACTCGGTGCTGGGCATCGAGGCCAATCCGATCCCGGTCAAATGGGCACTCAATCAGCTTGGCTTGATGGACAGCGGTATTCGTCTGCCCCTGACCTGGCTTTCCGAACGCTACCAATCCACCGTAGCCGAGGCGCTGCAGCTGGCCGGAGTGATGGATCAATGAGCAAGACACGCTGGATGATGGTCACGCCCTTGCTGCTTGTGATGAGTGGCTGTGGTGGCGGCTATTACTATGACCGCAACAGCGAATACGCCGATGCAGAAATGACGGCGCCGCTTGAGCTGCCAGCCTCGCGTGATCAGACCCGCTACCAGGATGCGATGCCGGTGCCGCGCGCTTCCAATGATTTCATCAGAAGCCGCGATGGGTATGAGCCGCCCCGGCCGCAGACCCTGTCGACCAGCGATCGAGAAACCCGGTTTGTCGAGCCCCGTCAGGCGGATGGCAACCGCTGGCTGGTAGTCAGTGCGGCTCCGGGCGCCGTCTGGCCACGTTTGCAGGAGTTTGTGCGCGCCAGTGGCTATCAGGTACAGAACATCGATGGCAACACCGGCCGGATCACGACCGACCGTGGTGTGTTGTCGGTGCGTCAGGGCATTCGTAACAACACCACGGATGTCTATTGTCAGCAGGGTGGTGAGAGCGTTGATGCCTGTCTGAGCCAGGTCAGCCAGTATCTCTCCTCCGGCGCACCGCAAAGTGGTGTGTCGCTGGTGGCCCAGAACCTGTCTCGCAACGACCGCGTTCGTCTGGAAAGCCGCGATGATAACTGGCGTCTGGCGCTGGCGCTTGACTTCCCGCGTGCCTGGGCAGAAATGGCCTGGCAGCTGGAAAACAATTATGAGACCCCCACCCGCCATCTGGTCGACCAGAATCGCAGCGAGCGGGTGTTCACCGTGGAATATACCGTCAAGGGGGAAAGCAGCTGGATTCCGTTCCGGGGCAGCAGCGATGAGACACAGCAGTATCAACTGCACCTGTCGCCTGGCGATAACGCTACCTATGTGAGCGTGACCGACCGTGCCGGCAACCCGGTTGATCAGCAAACGTCTCATGACCTGCTCGATGGTGTGGCCTCGATTCTGCGCTGATGCGATTTGCCTCGCTGGGGAGTGGCAGTCGCGGCAATGCCACACTGGTCAGCAGTGCAGGTACCCATTTACTGGTCGACTGCGGCTTTGGAATTCGCGAAGCGATCAGGCGCATGCAGACACTGGCCATGGATCCGGCCACACTGGCCGGTATCCTGGTAACGCATGAGCACATCGATCACGTTCGAGGGGTACCGGCACTGGCACGCCGGTTTAATCTGACGGTCTACATGACCGTTGGAACCTGGCTGGCGCTAAAACCGGATCCGGTCATCGAAGTGGTGCTGATCACGCCGGAAGATACCCTGAGCATTGGTGATTTCGATATTACGCCGGTCACCGTGCCTCATGATGCGCGAGAGCCGGTCCAGTATCTGATCCAGGCCGGTGCGCACCGACTGGGTCTTTTGACAGATCTGGGCGTGGTCACGCCGCACGTGCTCGAGCGCTACCGTCAGTGCGACGCCTTGTTTATCGAATGCAATCATGATTCGCGAATGCTGGACTACGGCCCCTATCCGCCGAGTCTCAAGCGTCGCGTCAGCGGTCGACTGGGGCATCTTTCCAACCGGCAGGCCGTGGAGCTTTTGCAGGCGCTGGGTACCGATCGCCTGCAAAGACTGGTTGCGTCGCATCTGTCGGAGAAGAATAATCTGCCCGAACTTGCCTTTGAGGCGTTAAGGCCCTTGCTGGACAATGATGAGTCGCGTCTGGTTATTGCTCAGCAGGGACGCACCGTTGACTGGCAGTCGGTCAGCTGATGCAACGACATGACAGGCGGGTCGTGACAGACCGTCAATGCCGGCCCGTCTCTTTTTAATCACCTTCTGATTCCCTGCCGGAGACTTTCGTGGAAAAACGCCAGGAACTTTATGCGGGCAAGGCCAAGTCCGTATTTGAAACCGATGATCCGGACCGCCTGATTCTCGAGTTTCGTGACGACACCAGTGCCTTTGACGGCAAGAAGGTCGAGCAGCTTGAACGCAAGGGGCGCGTCAATAACCGCTTCAACGCGTTCATCATGAACGCCTTGAAGGAAGCGGGCATTCCGGTGCACTTTGAACGCCTGCGCTCGGACACCGAGTGTGAGGTCAAGCGTCTGACCATGATGCCGGTGGAGTGTGTGGTCAGAAACATCGCTGCTGGCGGGCTGTGTCGTCGGCTGGGTGTTGAAGAGGGGATTGCCCTTGAGCCGCCGACCTTTGAGCTCTTTCTCAAAAATGATGAGAAGGGCGACCCGATGATCAACGAATCGCTGGCCGAGACCTTTGGCTGGGCACGTCGCGAGCATCTGGTGCGCGCCCGCGAGCTGACCTTCCAGATCAATGACATCCTGCAAAAGCTCTTTCTCAACGGCAACCTGCTGCTGGTGGATTACAAGCTCGAATTCGGCCTGTTCCATGGCGAAGTGACTCTGGGAGATGAGTTCTCGCCCGACGGCTGCCGTTTGTGGGATGCCACTACCCGCGAAAAGATGGACAAGGATCGGTTTCGCCAGGGACTGGGCGGTGTGATTGAAGCCTATGAAGAAGTCGGACGCCGTATTGGTATCGACTTTGATCAGGCCATTGACTGATCAGTGCCCGGACAGGCGGCGTATATCGCCGCTGTCCTTTCAGGTCATTTGAACCAGTCTATCGACCACGATAATGCTTTCATGGCCATGGCTGCCGGCGTCGACATGAAAGCGCACATCCAGATCAAAGAGTCGAACGCCATAGCGGCGGTCATCGTGTTTTTTTCGTCGATAGGCCGGGCGCGGGTCCTGCGCCAGTACTTCACCTATCAGGGCGGCAAGGTTTTCACCATCGGCTCGCTCGTTGAGCGTTTGCCGGCACTCATCGCTGAACTCAACTTTCAAAAGCGGCGGCGGTTCAGGGGCAAAGCCTGCCCGGGCACTGTCTACGCTGTCGGCCCAGGGCAGGTAGGGCTTGATGTCGACAACCGGGGTGGCATCTACCAGGTCATGCCCACGCAGTATCAGTGCCAGTGTCGGGGCATATTCAATGCCCACCAGCTCTACCAGCGACAGGCCCAGTCGGTTGGGTCGATGCGTTGAACGTGAGGCGAAAACACCGATGCGGGCATTGCCGCCCAGTCGCGGCGGGCGTATCAACGGCGTCCAGCGCTTCGGGCTCTGGTGGAAGAGGAAGCTGATCCAGAGGTGACTGAACTGTTCAAGCCCGCGCACGCCATCCGGGTGATCAAACGGCGTATTGAAGCGCAGAATGGCTGTGGCACTTGGTGCCAGCCCCGGTTGACGCGGAATGCCGAACTTGTCCGGATAGCAGCTTTCAATGGTGCCAATGATGTCGAAAGCCATCGAGGCGCTGGTGGAGAAGGGCGTGTCATGTATTGTCATGAATTGATTATGCCATTCAGGCGTGCCAGCGACATCATGGGCAGCCGGGCTTCGCTTTGCAGTATTCGGGATAAATGACGCTATTTTGATGTCCAACGCGGGTGGCATCACGAGCCTATAACAGGCCCGTGCGGGTATCGAGGCAAGGATAAACCATCATGACGGATCACAGTGGCGCGGCCTGTAGCACGCCGATGCTTTTTACCGAGAAAAAGATCAATACCACACTGCTGGGTGTGGCCTTTGCCTTCTCGGTAGCAGGCGGTATTACCCTGCTGGTGCATGCCTGGCAGACAGGACGCATATGGCCGGTAGGTCCCATCGGGATTGCCTTGATGATCTGGGGGCTTCTGGTCGGCAACAACCTGGCCGTACGCAGGCGCTTGTCTCCGGTGCTGAGGCTTGAAGCCCGGCGCTTGAGCTATATCGGAGGGGCGGCATGGAAACCACGCATGGTCTCTATCGATTTTCGCGATATTACCCATATCGACAAGGTACGCAGCAGTAGCATCGTCTTGCATGTTCGAAAGGAGCGTCGGGCGCACATTGTGCCGATCGGGCTTTTATCAAAAGGTGACCGGGAAGCATTTCTTCAGGGGTTCCATGCCCGCTGTGATACCAGTCGGAGTCTTGATGCTTCTCCACAGGGTTCCCGGTGATTGGCATCATGAGGCTTGATACAGGACCGGACACCATGATTGTTGATCATTATCTATCCGGCGCTCGTCAGGTCTGTTCGCCCAATGTGGACACGCGGCCCGGAGGCGAGATATCGCTGGTCGTGCTGCATTCGATCAGTCTGCCGCCAGGGGTTTTTGGCGGTGATGACATCGAGGCGCTTTTTACCAATCAACTGGATTGGGATTTGCATCCCTTTTTTCAGTCAATACGCGGACTTCGTGTCTCGGCGCACCTGCTGATTCGACGCGATGGTGGCTGTGTTCAGTTTGTTCCCTTTGACCAAAGGGCCTGGCATGCCGGTCGTTCGCGCTGGCAGGGCCGTCAGGCGCTCAACGATTTCAGTATCGGTATCGAGCTTGAAGGTGACGGGCGCGCGTTTACTCATGCACAGTACGAGCGCCTGGCGCAGGTGTTGTTGGCGCTCGAGTATCGCTATCCCCACATTGATGCCCGAAAATCCGTGACCCACGAGCAGATCGCACCCCTTCGAAAGACCGACCCCGGGCCGAGTTTTGACCAGCAGTATCTTGAGCAGCTCATGACCGGCTGAAGGCCGCATCGTCAGGTGCTGGCCCATACGGTATGACATGTCTATTCTGGCAAAATGTCCGGTATCAACCCATCGTGTTCAGCAGGCCTTGAGCTGTCTCGGCCGGCCCGGGTCGAACTGTCCGAGGGTGGCCACACATGCTGCGTCTGGAGACGCGAATTGGCATGACTTCATGTTTACGGTATCTTCGTCGTCCAATCAGAGCGCCCATGTTCAAGTGTTGCCTGTTTCGTTGATGGCTAACGGGTCGGAATCCGTTGCAGTGCCTTTATGGCTATCCGCACCAGTACTGCACATCCGATGCCATCGTTTGACGTATCCGGAAACCATGGCCCCTGTAACTATCGGGTGCCTGTCCCGCCTAGAAAGCGCCAGAGGCTCCAAAAGGGCCCGCTGACAACTTATCTTCATTCGGAGAGACGTCTATGAGTCTGGAGGCAAGAGAAGATCACGATCCGATCGAGACAAGGGAGTGGTTGGAAGCCCTGACATCGGTAGTGGATCGTGAAGGTGAGGAGCGTGCTCAGTATATTCTGAGCCGTCTGGCTGATCGCTTGCGCCGTGATGGCAAGCTGCCGCCGTTCTCCGTTAACACGCCTCATCGCAATACCATTCCTGTTCATCGTGAAGCCAAGCTGCCCGGTGACATGTTCATGGAGCGCAAGATTCGCTCCGCGATTCGCTGGAACAGCGTCGCGCAGGTCATTCGCGCCAATAAAAAGCACAAGGGACTGGGTGGCCACCTGGCCAGCTACATGTCCTGTTCCGTGCTCTATGAAGTGGGCTTCAACCATTTCTTTCGTGCTGACAGCGATGAGCAAAAGGGTGACCTGGTCTACATACAGGGCCATGTGACCCCCGGTATCTATGCCCGCTCCTTTCTCGAAGGGCGTCTGACCGAAGAGCAGCTCGATACCTTCCGTCAGGAAGCCCTGGCTGAAGGCCTTTCTTCCTATCCGCATCCCTATCTGATGCCGGACTATTGGCAGTTCCCGACCGTATCGATGGGGCTGGGGCCGATCCAGGCCATCTACCAGGCGCATGTCATGAAGTACATGAACGCGCGTGGTCTGGCCGATATGGGTGATCGCAAGGTCTGGGCCTTTTTGGGTGACGGCGAGTGCGACGAGCCTGAATCCCTCGGCTCACTGCATCTGGCCAGCCGTGAAAAGCTCAATAACCTGATCTTTGTCATCAACTGCAACCTGCAGCGTCTGGACGGTCCGGTACGTGGCAACGGCCGTATCATGGATGAGCTGGAAGGCATGTTCCGTGGTGCCGGCTGGAACGTCATCAAGGTCGTCTGGGGCGGTC contains:
- a CDS encoding sulfurtransferase TusA family protein, which produces MLETFENISQMKQAADQVLDATGLDCPMPLLKARQALASLKEGQHLYVVCTDPGSWRDFESFAAHTAHQLAGRRHEGDTWHYILTKGC
- a CDS encoding AI-2E family transporter, encoding MTFKNLWNHFMERYLSDEEAVTLGALLVLGFAIIIFFGGMLAPFFTALVFAFLLQGVVRWLERLGLSRLPAVCLVLLMFVGAMLFFALIIFPMVWDQFARLVQGLPAVLYRSQELLSDLQARYPSIVTPDQVQHLINTASQEATQLGRRVVGLSLSSLAGVLSVIIYLVLVPILVFFMLKDRERLIGFFLSLLPKKRLLMTRVWCEMDTQIANFIRGKFIEIVIVGVVSFFTFWALGLPYAVLLGIVVGLSVLVPYIGAAAATLPVAASAGLHFGFDAQFMYVLVAYAIIQALDGNVLVTLLFSEVVNLHPVAIILAVLFFGGIWGFWGIFFAIPLATLIKSLMFAWPRGASALRKEGAVATE
- a CDS encoding peroxiredoxin, with product MSITIGAPAPDITLEATGNTSFNPTTFKGEQVVIYFYPKDATPGCTTEGQDFRDRMADFEQAGTRVFGVSRDSLRRHENFKEKQGFPFELVSDPEETLCRAFDVIKLKKLYGKEHEGIERSTFLIDREGNIAAQWRKVKVAGHVDEVLAAAQALNAEG
- the dapA gene encoding 4-hydroxy-tetrahydrodipicolinate synthase, with the protein product MITGSMVALATPMKADGAIDWDALRHLVGWHLEHGTDAIVAAGTTGEPTTMSFAEHFDVIRTVVETVNGRVPVIAGTGANATAEAVELARYAKEVGADYCLSVTPYYNRPTQEGLYQHFKAVAQACDLPVIMYNVPSRTGVDLYNETAQRLATIDNIVGLKDATGNLERAEDLIERLKGHDFALYSGDDPTACEFMLAGGHGAISVSANVAPRAMHDLCAAATAGDYDRAHQINTRLMPLHSVLGIEANPIPVKWALNQLGLMDSGIRLPLTWLSERYQSTVAEALQLAGVMDQ
- the bamC gene encoding outer membrane protein assembly factor BamC, with translation MSKTRWMMVTPLLLVMSGCGGGYYYDRNSEYADAEMTAPLELPASRDQTRYQDAMPVPRASNDFIRSRDGYEPPRPQTLSTSDRETRFVEPRQADGNRWLVVSAAPGAVWPRLQEFVRASGYQVQNIDGNTGRITTDRGVLSVRQGIRNNTTDVYCQQGGESVDACLSQVSQYLSSGAPQSGVSLVAQNLSRNDRVRLESRDDNWRLALALDFPRAWAEMAWQLENNYETPTRHLVDQNRSERVFTVEYTVKGESSWIPFRGSSDETQQYQLHLSPGDNATYVSVTDRAGNPVDQQTSHDLLDGVASILR
- a CDS encoding MBL fold metallo-hydrolase, whose translation is MRFASLGSGSRGNATLVSSAGTHLLVDCGFGIREAIRRMQTLAMDPATLAGILVTHEHIDHVRGVPALARRFNLTVYMTVGTWLALKPDPVIEVVLITPEDTLSIGDFDITPVTVPHDAREPVQYLIQAGAHRLGLLTDLGVVTPHVLERYRQCDALFIECNHDSRMLDYGPYPPSLKRRVSGRLGHLSNRQAVELLQALGTDRLQRLVASHLSEKNNLPELAFEALRPLLDNDESRLVIAQQGRTVDWQSVS
- the purC gene encoding phosphoribosylaminoimidazolesuccinocarboxamide synthase, which codes for MEKRQELYAGKAKSVFETDDPDRLILEFRDDTSAFDGKKVEQLERKGRVNNRFNAFIMNALKEAGIPVHFERLRSDTECEVKRLTMMPVECVVRNIAAGGLCRRLGVEEGIALEPPTFELFLKNDEKGDPMINESLAETFGWARREHLVRARELTFQINDILQKLFLNGNLLLVDYKLEFGLFHGEVTLGDEFSPDGCRLWDATTREKMDKDRFRQGLGGVIEAYEEVGRRIGIDFDQAID
- the tsaA gene encoding tRNA (N6-threonylcarbamoyladenosine(37)-N6)-methyltransferase TrmO, which translates into the protein MTIHDTPFSTSASMAFDIIGTIESCYPDKFGIPRQPGLAPSATAILRFNTPFDHPDGVRGLEQFSHLWISFLFHQSPKRWTPLIRPPRLGGNARIGVFASRSTHRPNRLGLSLVELVGIEYAPTLALILRGHDLVDATPVVDIKPYLPWADSVDSARAGFAPEPPPLLKVEFSDECRQTLNERADGENLAALIGEVLAQDPRPAYRRKKHDDRRYGVRLFDLDVRFHVDAGSHGHESIIVVDRLVQMT
- the ampD gene encoding 1,6-anhydro-N-acetylmuramyl-L-alanine amidase AmpD, giving the protein MIVDHYLSGARQVCSPNVDTRPGGEISLVVLHSISLPPGVFGGDDIEALFTNQLDWDLHPFFQSIRGLRVSAHLLIRRDGGCVQFVPFDQRAWHAGRSRWQGRQALNDFSIGIELEGDGRAFTHAQYERLAQVLLALEYRYPHIDARKSVTHEQIAPLRKTDPGPSFDQQYLEQLMTG